Proteins encoded in a region of the Prunus dulcis unplaced genomic scaffold, ALMONDv2, whole genome shotgun sequence genome:
- the LOC117613579 gene encoding uncharacterized protein LOC117613579, producing MDTVGILVCYNGSWVKKDIIESYEGGEAKGIIVSRNVTFSELVERIYKIMDAEPTKYSVTLKYSVPVFASVSKQIRVEDNDDVQYFLKYNTDVMASKVTPLVASLKNIEGHGIEGCNGIVSVESSNAPATFVVERRNVAISHNETENGGNGFNWSDWVEEVHFESGENIVADFNQPSNEEEPYSAPIVHPHEDSGAEPSTVQCRQVQSEPPRQSSSSEMHTIRVDSKHGESVEYIGYGGGLSCINWEANLKVPCPWKLRAYKVGLHEFKVVKYDPLHECDLRFVSSHHPQATAELVSDCVKWRFQDSRSIYTAADIKTDVKKKKFGVSISYSTAWRSRELAFKTMRGSAEESYSLLPSYCYELERTNPGTLTYIEIDAADHFLYFFMSIGACIRGFKSSMRPVIAVDATHLKCKDKGVLFVATAFDGNRNIYPVAFGIGDLETDAAWEWFLRKLHCAIGDCSNLVVISDRNVSIQHGLRRVFPGASHGICFYHLKGNMKASFHLKQRDPILGYFIRAAKSYRLAEFNRHFSMINNERVRNYLLRAGVEKWSRAHCDGRRYNVMTTNIVESINSVLRFARMLPVLHLIDEITNLLLTWFSQRRDLAMKCHSTLFPDLGEQKLRKRLDAASRMNVVKINDVEYNVLDGDLNGLVHLAKRSCTCRKFDLEQLPCKHAIAVCRHLNLNPYSFASSYYTRATWAAAYAESIYPVPPKGTWVIPEHLNNVKILPPVFVQFVPHLSSTVKFMNRFGDAAGMEVRQLNGHVKHMEQ from the exons ATGGATACAGTTGGAATTTTGGTATGCTACAATGGAAGTTGGGTTAAGAAGGATATCATTGAGAGTTATGAAGGTGGGGAGGCTAAAGGCATAATAGTGTCACGGAACGTAACGTTTTCCGAACTTGTTGAACGCATTTATAAGATCATGGATGCAGAGCCCACgaaatatagtgtcacattgAAGTATTCAGTTCCTGTATTCGCATCTGTCAGTAAGCAGATAAGGGTTGAAGACAATGATGatgttcaatattttctcaaGTACAACACAGATGTTATGGCCTCTAAAGTAACCCCTTTAGTAGCAAGCTTGAAAAACATCGAAGGGCATGGTATTGAAGGGTGCAATGGCATTGTAAGCGTGGAGAGTAGCAATGCTCCAGCTACCTTTGTTGTGGAACGAAGAAATGTGGCAATTTCGCAcaatgaaactgaaaatggtGGGAATGGTTTTAATTGGAGTGATTGGGTTGAAGAAGTTCATTTTGAAAGCGGTGAAAACATAGTTGCTGATTTCAATCAACCTAGCAATGAAGAGGAACCATACTCTGCACCAATTGTGCATCCTCATGAGGACAGCGGTGCGGAACCCTCCACTGTGCAGTGTAGACAGGTGCAATCTGAACCTCCCCGGCAATCAAGTTCGAGTGAAATGCATACAATTCGGGTTGATTCGAAGCATGGTGAGAGTGTGGAATATATTGGTTATGGGGGAGGACTTTCGTGCATAAATTGGGAAGCAAATTTGAAG GTGCCTTGCCCTTGGAAACTTCGGGCATATAAAGTTGGATTACATGAGTTTAAGGTTGTTAAATACGATCCACTTCATGAATGTGATCTGAGGTTTGTAAGTAGTCACCATCCTCAAGCTACGGCCGAATTGGTGTCTGACTGTGTTAAATGGAGATTTCAGGATTCGCGCAGCATTTATACTGCAGCTGATATAAAGACagatgtgaaaaaaaaaaaatttggtgtcAGCATAAGCTACTCTACAGCTTGGAGAAGCCGAGAGTTAGCTTTCAAAACAATGAGAGGGTCTGCAGAAGAGTCGTATTCCCTTCTCCCTTCCTATTGTTATGAGTTGGAGCGTACAAATCCGGGAACTTTGACATACATTGAGATTGATGCAGCCGACcacttcttatatttttttatgtccATTGGTGCATGCATACGAGGATTTAAGTCGTCAATGCGGCCCGTGATTGCTGTTGATGCTACCCATTTGAAGTGCAAGGATAAaggtgttttgtttgttgcgaCCGCATTTGACGGAAATCGCAACATATATCCTGTTGCCTTTGGGATTGGAGATTTGGAGACGGATGCAGCATGGGAGtggtttttgagaaaattacaTTGTGCAATTGGTGATTGCTCGAATCTTGTTGTCATATCTGATCGCAATGTTAGCATACAACATGGGTTGCGCAGAGTTTTTCCTGGGGCAAGCCATGGTATTTGCTTTTATCACTTGAAGGGCAATATGAAAGCCTCATTTCACTTGAAGCAACGGGATCCGATATTGGGGTATTTTATAAGGGCAGCGAAGTCTTATCGTCTAGCGGAGTTCAATCGTCACTTCTCGATGATAAACAATGAGCGAGTGCGAAATTATCTACTACGTGCAGGCGTTGAGAAGTGGTCACGGGCCCACTGTGATGGACGACGCTATAATGTGATGACAACGAATATTGTGGAGTCCATTAATTCAGTTCTTCGTTTTGCAAGGATGCTTCCGGTCCTACACTTGATCGATGAAATCACAAATTTACTTCTCACTTGGTTTAGTCAACGTCGAGATTTAGCAATGAAATGTCATTCTACATTGTTCCCTGATTTGGGTGAACAGAAGTTAAGGAAGAGGTTAGACGCTGCGTCAAGGATGAATGTGGTCAAAATCAATGATGTTGAGTATAATGTTCTGGATGGTGATTTGAACGGTCTGGTGCACTTGGCAAAACGTAGTTGTACGTGCAGGAAGTTTGACTTGGAGCAACTCCCGTGCAAGCATGCTATTGCGGTATGTCGGCACTTGAATTTGAACCCCTACTCCTTTGCCTCTTCTTATTATACACGAGCTACATGGGCAGCTGCATATGCTGAATCTATTTATCCTGTACCACCTAAAGGCACATGGGTTATTCCCGAACATTTGAACAATGTCAAAATCCTTCCTCCTGTTT TTGTTCAGTTTGTACCTCACTTGTCATCGACTGTGAAGTTCATGAATAGGTTCGGTGATGCTGCAGGGATGGAAGTCCGTCAATTAAACGGTCATGTGAAGCATATGGAACAAG